Proteins encoded together in one Ammospiza nelsoni isolate bAmmNel1 chromosome Z, bAmmNel1.pri, whole genome shotgun sequence window:
- the DCP2 gene encoding m7GpppN-mRNA hydrolase, producing the protein METKRAEIPSSVLDDLCSRFILHIPSEERDNAIRVCFQIELAHWFYLDFYMQNTPGLPQCGIRDFAKAVFNHCPFLLPQGEDVQKVLDEWKEYKMGVPTYGAIILDETLENVLLVQGYLAKSGWGFPKGKVNKEEAPHDCAAREVFEETGFDIKDYICKEDYIELRINDQLARLYIIPGVPKNTKFNPKTRREIRNIEWFSINKLPCHRNDMTPKSKLGLAPNKFFMAIPFIRPLREWISRRNGDSSGSDNGFSSAGSTPSKPNLEKARSKLRCSQQVFTDGFSGEHLVKPKQQQKPCNHPEVSEVLKVKQSQSVRNNGRKQNQDTSSQKKRTNGLHSQPVKQNHTLKCEKRLNPRRLQDNFETEAAYEMCCSIEDMLPEPVHGHSMACNGHYKFVFSSRAFLSFKFDHDAIMKSFDL; encoded by the exons ATGGAGACCAAACGGGCCGAGATCCCCAGCAGCGTCCTGGACGACCTATGCAG CCGATTTATTTTGCACATTCCAAGTGAAGAGAGAGACAATGCAATCAGAGTGTGTTTTCAGATTGAACTTGCCCATTGGTTTTATTTGGATTTCTACATGCAAAACACACCAGGATTACCTCAGTGTGGGATAAGAGACTTCGCTAAAGCTG TCTTCAATCACTGTCCTTTTTTACTGCCTCAAGGTGAAGATGTGCAAAAGGTTTTAGATGAGTGGAAAGAATACAAAATGGGAGTGCCAACCTATGGTGCAATTATCCTTGATGAGACACTTGAAAAT GTTCTTTTGGTTCAGGGCTATTTAGCAAAATCTGGCTGGGGATTTCCAAAAGGGAAAGTAAATAAAGAAGAGGCACCTCATGACTGTGCTGCTAGAGAA GTGTTTGAAGAAACTGGGTTTGACATAAAAGATTATATCTGCAAAGAGGACTACATTGAGCTGCGAATCAATGATCAGTTAGCACGGCTGTACATCATTCCTGGAGTTCCCAAGAACACCAAATTCAACCCCAAAACTAGAAGGGAAATTCGG AATATTGAGTGGTTTTCCATCAACAAATTACCGTGCCACAGAAATGACATGACTCCAAAGTCCAAGCTGGGTTTGGCACCTAACAAATTTTTTATGGCGATTCCCTTCATCAG GCCATTGAGGGAATGGATTTCCCGAAGGAATGGAGATTCCTCAGGCAGTGACAATGGTTTTTCATCTGCAGGGAGCACACCCTCTAAGCCCAACTTGGAAAAAGCTAG ATCCAAACTTCGCTGTAGTCAACAGGTGTTTACAGATGGCTTTTCAGGAGAGCACTTGGTGAAGCCAAAACAGCAACAGAAGCCATGTAATCATCCTGAGGTGTCTGAAGTTTTGAAAGTAAAG CAGAGTCAGAGTGTGAGGAACAATGGCAGAAAGCAAAATCAAGACACTTCCAGCCAAAAGAAGCGAACAAATGGACTGCACAGTCAACCAGTTAAGCAAAACCATACCTTG aaatgtgaaaaaaggCTTAATCCAAGAAGACTTCAAGATAACTTTGAAACAG AAGCAGCATACGAGATGTGTTGCTCCATTGAAGACATGCTGCCAGAACCTGTACATGGACATTCTATGGCATGCAATGGCCATTACAAATTTGTTTTTTCATCAAGAGCTTTCTTGAGTTTCAAGTTTGACCATGATGCCATAATGAAAAGTTTTGACCTCTGA